A single region of the Chryseobacterium sp. 6424 genome encodes:
- a CDS encoding bifunctional transcriptional activator/DNA repair enzyme AdaA, producing the protein MELSAELMYQASFDKNPDFEGVFWMGVKTTGIFCRPTCNARKPKPENVEFFSHTKEAILKGYRPCKVCKPLENPEGTPPAIQQLLSELSADPSLKIKDYDLVQRGLEPAAVRRWFLKHHGITFHAFQRMFKLNSAFKKLNSGEHVTDAAFECGYESLSGFGESFKNIFGVAPSQGKSEKVIDLKRIETPLGTMIACADENGICLLEFSDRKALPTELKDISRHFKANIMQGDNPHFKTLEKELAEYFEGTRQQFTVPLSPVGTDFQLKVWEVLRNIPYGTTRSYQEQANILGSPKSVRAVANANGLNKISIIIPCHRVIGSNGLLTGYGGGVWRKQKLLELEKSILF; encoded by the coding sequence ATGGAACTTTCAGCCGAACTCATGTACCAAGCGTCCTTTGATAAAAACCCTGACTTTGAAGGCGTTTTCTGGATGGGCGTAAAAACGACCGGTATTTTCTGCCGCCCGACCTGCAATGCGCGCAAACCGAAACCGGAAAACGTGGAATTCTTCAGCCATACCAAAGAAGCGATCCTGAAAGGGTACCGCCCGTGCAAAGTCTGCAAACCCCTCGAGAATCCTGAAGGCACCCCGCCGGCGATTCAGCAGCTTTTGAGTGAACTTTCGGCGGACCCGTCCTTGAAAATCAAAGATTACGATCTTGTGCAGCGCGGTCTGGAGCCGGCGGCCGTGCGCCGATGGTTCTTAAAGCATCACGGCATTACTTTCCATGCGTTTCAAAGGATGTTCAAACTGAATTCAGCCTTTAAGAAACTGAATTCCGGTGAGCATGTGACCGACGCCGCGTTCGAATGTGGTTACGAAAGCCTCAGCGGCTTTGGTGAAAGTTTTAAGAATATCTTCGGTGTCGCACCCTCTCAGGGTAAGTCGGAAAAGGTGATTGACTTAAAAAGAATCGAAACGCCGCTGGGAACGATGATTGCCTGCGCAGATGAAAACGGAATCTGCCTGCTCGAATTTTCGGACCGGAAAGCTTTGCCAACGGAACTTAAAGACATTTCGCGGCACTTTAAAGCCAATATTATGCAGGGTGATAATCCGCATTTTAAAACCTTAGAAAAAGAACTTGCGGAATATTTTGAAGGAACCCGCCAGCAATTTACGGTGCCGCTTTCACCTGTAGGAACTGATTTCCAGCTAAAAGTATGGGAAGTTTTGCGGAACATTCCGTATGGGACGACACGCAGCTATCAGGAGCAGGCGAATATCTTGGGTAGCCCAAAATCCGTACGCGCGGTGGCGAACGCGAATGGATTGAATAAGATTTCGATCATTATTCCGTGTCACCGCGTCATTGGCAGCAACGGATTGCTGACCGGCTACGGCGGCGGCGTATGGCGCAAACAAAAACTGCTGGAACTGGAAAAATCTATATTATTTTAA
- a CDS encoding DUF2911 domain-containing protein — translation MKKLLFSTLFLASVAAYSQYTLPAASPRQKVEQQFSTSKITVDYGRPGVKGRKIFGELVPYNKVWRAGANSSTKITFDQAVNFGGNTVPAGTYGLFVIPTDKEWKLILNKDAQQWGAYAYDEKLNVTQVSAPVQNLSEKQEWFGIELNPVDDNALDMVIKWDMAKVSVPIKVANPELTTKVVDKLKEIRQIERDAAAKK, via the coding sequence ATGAAAAAACTATTATTCAGCACGCTTTTTCTGGCTTCGGTGGCCGCTTATTCGCAGTACACTTTGCCGGCTGCCAGCCCGCGGCAGAAAGTGGAGCAGCAGTTTTCTACCTCTAAGATCACGGTGGACTATGGCCGTCCGGGCGTGAAAGGCCGCAAGATCTTTGGTGAACTCGTTCCTTATAATAAAGTGTGGCGTGCGGGCGCGAACTCTTCTACCAAAATCACCTTCGATCAGGCGGTGAACTTTGGCGGAAACACGGTTCCCGCAGGAACCTACGGTCTTTTTGTAATCCCGACAGACAAGGAATGGAAACTTATCCTGAACAAAGATGCGCAACAGTGGGGTGCGTACGCTTATGACGAAAAACTGAATGTCACGCAGGTTTCCGCGCCGGTGCAGAACCTCAGCGAAAAGCAGGAGTGGTTCGGGATTGAACTGAATCCGGTGGATGACAACGCGCTGGATATGGTGATTAAATGGGACATGGCGAAAGTTTCGGTTCCCATAAAAGTAGCAAACCCCGAACTGACGACCAAAGTGGTGGACAAACTAAAGGAAATCCGCCAGATCGAACGCGATGCTGCGGCTAAGAAATAG
- the carB gene encoding carbamoyl-phosphate synthase large subunit, whose translation MKRNDIKTILVIGSGPIIIGQAAEFDYAGTQACLALREEGYKVILINSNPATIMTDVEIADKVYIEPISLQFVSHIIRKERPDALLPTLGGQTGLNMAVELQKSGILEECKVEVLGTKLSAINQAEDRDLFRALMCELNEPVPDSDIVNTVQGALEFAHNIGYPVIVRPAFTMGGTGGGIAHNDEELKEIASFGLKYSPVTQCLIEKSIAGFKEIEYEVMRDKNDNAIVVCNMENIDPVGVHTGDSIVVAPSQTLSDREYQMLRNSSLKIIRALGIEGGCNVQLALDPASFKYYIIEVNPRVSRSSALASKATGYPIAKIAAKIAVGLTLDEIMNPVTGKTYACFEPALDYVVTKFPRFPFDKFETADRRLSTQMKATGEVMAIGRNFEESLHKAIRSLETGLRHIGLKTKQAEALTDEEIERRIRVCDDERLFIIGDALRRGYDWGKIVEWSKIDKFFIWKIKKLIDFEKVIAENKFDTKTLLQAKKLGFADLHIAHLWESDQKTIFEFRKENNIMPVYKMVDTCAAEFESETPYFYGTYEEENESIVSDKEKIIVLGSGPIRIGQGVEFDYATVHSVWAIKELGYEAIIINNNPETVSTDFSISDKLYFEPLTEEEVMNIIELEKPKGVVVQFGGQTAINLADKLAAHGVQILGTSLEDLDRAENRNKFEAALQELQIPQPLGKTCFTKEEAIVIAEEIGYPVLVRPSYVLGGRAMEIVYDEKDLSHYMTNAVKESSEHPILIDRYLTGKEIEIDAICDGETVVIPGIMEHIERAGVHSGDSIAVYPPQNISQQQINTLVDYTQRLAKGLKVIGLMNIQYVLSDDEVYVIEVNPRSSRTVPFLSKITEIPMANLATKAILGKKLADLGYQIGLAPNKPGVFVKVPVFSFSKLTKVDTSLGPEMKSTGEVMGKDTTLEKALYKGFIAAGRKVPTHGSILFTVADKHKEEAAVFAKRFHEVGFRIWATEGTARYFEESGIPVKIGYKIGEEDVNLIDLIQKGKVQYVVNTTTKGKQAERDGFQIRRMSVENGVPCLTSMDTVEAILKVIESMSFKMEAM comes from the coding sequence ATGAAAAGAAACGACATAAAAACCATCCTTGTTATCGGCTCCGGACCCATTATTATCGGTCAGGCCGCGGAATTCGATTATGCAGGCACACAGGCCTGTCTCGCACTCCGCGAAGAAGGCTATAAAGTAATCCTCATCAACTCCAATCCCGCGACCATCATGACGGACGTGGAGATTGCCGACAAAGTTTACATCGAACCCATCTCGTTGCAATTCGTCAGCCACATCATCCGAAAGGAAAGACCGGACGCACTTCTGCCAACTCTTGGCGGACAAACCGGACTCAACATGGCGGTAGAATTGCAGAAATCCGGGATTCTCGAGGAGTGCAAAGTTGAAGTTCTCGGCACCAAGCTTTCGGCGATCAACCAGGCCGAAGACCGCGACCTTTTCCGCGCGCTGATGTGCGAACTCAACGAGCCGGTGCCAGATTCCGACATTGTAAACACGGTGCAGGGTGCTTTGGAGTTTGCGCACAACATCGGTTATCCGGTCATCGTTCGGCCTGCCTTTACGATGGGCGGAACGGGCGGCGGAATAGCGCATAATGATGAGGAACTAAAAGAAATCGCAAGTTTCGGACTTAAATATTCACCGGTTACCCAATGCCTCATCGAAAAATCCATCGCCGGCTTCAAAGAAATTGAATACGAAGTGATGCGCGACAAAAACGATAACGCCATCGTCGTGTGCAATATGGAAAACATCGATCCGGTGGGCGTTCACACGGGTGATTCCATTGTGGTGGCACCTTCGCAGACTTTGTCGGACCGCGAATATCAGATGCTTCGCAATTCATCTTTAAAGATCATTCGCGCTTTAGGCATCGAAGGCGGTTGTAACGTACAGCTTGCTTTAGATCCTGCTTCCTTTAAATATTATATCATCGAAGTCAATCCGCGTGTGTCGCGTTCATCAGCTTTGGCGAGTAAGGCTACCGGTTATCCTATCGCGAAGATCGCGGCAAAAATCGCTGTCGGACTTACTTTAGATGAAATCATGAATCCGGTTACCGGCAAGACCTACGCGTGCTTTGAGCCGGCCTTGGATTATGTCGTGACCAAATTCCCGCGCTTCCCGTTTGATAAATTCGAAACCGCGGACCGCCGACTTTCAACCCAGATGAAAGCCACAGGTGAGGTGATGGCCATCGGCAGGAACTTCGAGGAGTCTTTGCACAAAGCCATCCGTTCCCTTGAAACTGGTTTAAGGCATATCGGTTTGAAAACGAAGCAGGCCGAAGCACTGACGGATGAAGAGATTGAAAGAAGAATCCGCGTTTGCGATGACGAGCGGCTCTTCATCATCGGTGATGCCCTGCGACGTGGCTACGATTGGGGAAAAATAGTAGAATGGAGCAAAATAGATAAATTCTTCATCTGGAAAATCAAAAAGCTCATCGACTTTGAAAAGGTGATCGCTGAAAATAAGTTCGATACAAAAACCCTTCTTCAGGCCAAGAAGTTAGGATTTGCTGACCTGCACATCGCGCATCTTTGGGAATCTGACCAGAAAACCATCTTCGAGTTCAGGAAAGAGAACAATATCATGCCGGTCTATAAAATGGTAGATACCTGCGCTGCTGAATTTGAGAGCGAAACACCTTATTTCTACGGAACTTATGAAGAGGAGAACGAAAGCATTGTTTCCGATAAGGAGAAAATCATCGTGCTGGGTTCCGGGCCGATTCGGATTGGCCAGGGCGTGGAGTTCGATTACGCCACCGTGCACTCGGTTTGGGCCATTAAGGAACTCGGTTACGAGGCTATCATCATCAATAACAATCCCGAAACTGTTTCCACAGATTTCTCGATCTCAGATAAACTTTACTTTGAGCCTTTAACGGAAGAAGAGGTAATGAACATCATCGAACTCGAGAAGCCAAAAGGCGTGGTAGTGCAGTTTGGCGGACAGACTGCCATCAACCTGGCCGATAAACTGGCAGCGCACGGCGTACAGATTCTCGGCACTTCGCTTGAAGATTTGGACCGTGCGGAAAACCGTAACAAATTTGAAGCTGCCCTACAGGAGCTTCAGATTCCGCAGCCACTGGGCAAAACGTGTTTCACCAAAGAAGAGGCCATCGTCATCGCCGAAGAGATCGGTTATCCGGTGTTGGTTCGGCCAAGTTATGTATTGGGTGGCCGCGCTATGGAAATCGTTTACGATGAAAAAGATCTCAGCCACTATATGACCAACGCGGTGAAGGAAAGTTCAGAACACCCGATCCTCATCGACCGTTATCTGACAGGCAAAGAAATAGAGATCGATGCGATCTGCGATGGCGAAACCGTCGTAATTCCAGGCATTATGGAGCATATCGAAAGAGCCGGCGTTCACTCGGGCGACTCTATCGCGGTGTATCCACCCCAAAACATCAGTCAGCAGCAGATCAATACCCTGGTAGATTATACCCAAAGGCTCGCAAAAGGGCTGAAGGTCATCGGCCTGATGAACATCCAGTACGTACTTTCAGACGATGAAGTATATGTGATCGAGGTGAATCCAAGATCGAGCAGAACCGTACCTTTCCTGTCTAAAATCACCGAAATCCCGATGGCGAACCTTGCCACCAAAGCCATTCTCGGTAAGAAACTGGCGGATTTGGGCTATCAGATCGGTCTGGCACCCAATAAACCAGGCGTATTTGTCAAAGTTCCGGTCTTTTCCTTTTCTAAACTGACCAAGGTGGACACTTCTCTCGGGCCGGAAATGAAGTCAACCGGCGAGGTAATGGGCAAAGATACCACACTTGAAAAAGCTTTGTACAAAGGCTTCATAGCAGCTGGCCGAAAGGTCCCCACACACGGTTCCATTCTCTTTACCGTGGCCGATAAGCACAAAGAAGAAGCCGCTGTGTTCGCCAAGCGCTTCCACGAAGTCGGTTTCCGCATCTGGGCCACCGAGGGTACGGCCAGATATTTTGAGGAATCCGGCATCCCGGTGAAAATCGGTTACAAGATCGGCGAAGAAGATGTCAACCTGATCGACCTCATTCAAAAAGGAAAGGTGCAGTACGTGGTAAACACCACCACCAAAGGCAAGCAGGCCGAGCGCGACGGTTTCCAAATCCGCCGCATGTCTGTAGAGAACGGCGTGCCGTGCCTGACCTCGATGGATACGGTGGAAGCCATCCTGAAAGTGATCGAGAGCATGAGCTTCAAGATGGAGGCGATGTAA
- a CDS encoding four helix bundle protein, with product MHNFEKLIFWQKSMAFARKIYLLSAQLPVDEKFGLVSQMKRAAISIPSNIAEGSGRNSDKEFNHFLAIALGSAFELQTQLILSKELELLGDVSANDLIADVSEIQKMIYSFKNNLVKKS from the coding sequence ATGCACAATTTTGAAAAATTGATATTCTGGCAGAAATCGATGGCTTTCGCGAGGAAGATCTATCTTCTTTCTGCACAACTTCCCGTGGACGAGAAGTTTGGATTGGTGTCTCAAATGAAACGTGCCGCAATTTCAATTCCCTCAAATATTGCTGAAGGTTCCGGTAGAAACAGCGATAAAGAATTCAATCATTTCCTCGCAATCGCACTAGGATCTGCATTTGAGCTTCAGACACAGTTAATTTTATCTAAAGAACTTGAACTTTTAGGCGATGTTTCTGCCAATGACTTGATTGCCGATGTCTCTGAAATTCAAAAAATGATCTATTCCTTTAAAAACAACCTTGTAAAAAAATCTTGA
- a CDS encoding carbamoyl phosphate synthase small subunit, with the protein MNKKLILETGEVFHGQGFGADQDILGEVVFNTGMTGYQELISDPSYCGQIVCMTYPLIGNYGINRDDYESIEPAIKGLIVKELCDFPSNFRNQMTLDEFFRNKNLSGISEIDTRRLTRVLRDKGVVKGIIVNADEDESTVVQNLKTTGLPTDQVASVSTETPYASPGRGLKVVLVDFGSKLGILRELTHRECDVIVVSQDITAEEILLMKPDGIMLSNGPGDPEDVKGAPALINGLLGKVPIFGICLGHQLIGLACGAKTFKLKFGHRGGNHPVLDLEKNKVAITSQNHGYAIDQESLRSTDLIETHIALNDRTNEGLRHKFHPCFSVQYHPEASPGPEDANYLFDDFISLMKDFKNQESTAKNQEQEHAQF; encoded by the coding sequence ATGAACAAAAAATTAATATTAGAAACGGGCGAAGTGTTCCATGGTCAGGGTTTCGGTGCTGATCAGGATATCCTCGGCGAGGTGGTCTTCAATACCGGAATGACAGGCTATCAGGAACTTATTTCCGACCCCTCATATTGCGGACAGATCGTGTGCATGACATATCCGCTCATCGGCAACTACGGCATCAACCGCGATGACTACGAAAGTATAGAACCCGCCATAAAAGGCCTGATCGTAAAGGAACTGTGTGATTTCCCGTCTAATTTCCGTAACCAGATGACGCTTGATGAGTTTTTTAGGAATAAAAACCTCTCAGGTATTTCCGAGATCGATACCCGACGACTCACAAGGGTTTTAAGGGATAAAGGTGTTGTGAAAGGCATCATCGTAAATGCCGATGAAGATGAAAGTACTGTGGTACAAAACCTTAAGACCACCGGTCTGCCCACCGATCAGGTTGCCAGTGTATCAACCGAAACGCCGTACGCAAGCCCTGGCAGAGGCCTAAAGGTCGTGCTGGTAGATTTCGGTTCCAAACTCGGCATCTTGCGCGAACTTACGCACCGCGAGTGCGACGTGATTGTAGTGTCACAAGACATCACCGCTGAGGAGATTTTATTGATGAAGCCCGATGGAATCATGCTTTCGAATGGTCCCGGCGATCCCGAAGATGTGAAGGGCGCGCCTGCGCTTATCAACGGATTATTAGGAAAGGTACCGATTTTCGGCATCTGTCTTGGGCATCAGCTGATTGGTTTAGCCTGCGGGGCCAAAACTTTCAAACTCAAATTCGGACACCGCGGCGGCAATCATCCGGTGTTGGATTTAGAGAAGAACAAAGTCGCCATCACTTCCCAGAATCACGGTTATGCGATCGATCAGGAAAGTCTGAGAAGCACCGACCTCATTGAAACTCATATCGCGCTGAACGACCGTACCAATGAAGGCCTGCGGCATAAGTTCCACCCATGCTTTTCCGTACAGTATCACCCCGAAGCCAGCCCCGGGCCGGAGGATGCCAACTATTTGTTTGATGACTTTATCAGTTTAATGAAGGATTTTAAGAATCAGGAATCAACAGCCAAGAATCAAGAGCAGGAGCATGCACAATTTTGA
- a CDS encoding aspartate carbamoyltransferase catalytic subunit, protein MLTTNELTAEKIQTLLRSAEEFAQGKRLRATEEIYVSNLFFEDSTRTKTSFYMAQRQLGLQVVPFAVNSSSVNKGESLYDTVKTLQSLGIDLLVIRHKQDKYYEELRNIDIPIINGGDGSGNHPSQTLLDLMTIQQEFGNFKGLKVGIVGDVKHSRVANSNAEALRKLGAKVFFSGPEKWFDEGTIINGTYMSIDELVKEVDVLMLLRIQHERHGEKMKISLDSYHRKFGLTIDREKMMKENAIIMHPAPINRNVEIDSELVECSRSRIFKQMENGVFARMAILKDALETKGFKFK, encoded by the coding sequence ATGCTTACAACAAACGAATTAACCGCTGAAAAAATCCAGACGCTGCTTCGCTCAGCGGAAGAATTTGCACAGGGAAAAAGACTTAGGGCAACAGAGGAGATCTATGTTTCGAACCTGTTTTTTGAAGACAGTACCCGCACGAAAACCAGTTTTTATATGGCACAGCGCCAGCTTGGTCTGCAGGTAGTACCTTTTGCCGTTAATTCAAGTTCCGTCAACAAGGGCGAATCGCTGTATGATACGGTAAAGACACTGCAAAGTTTAGGTATCGATCTCCTTGTCATCCGTCATAAGCAGGATAAGTATTATGAAGAACTGCGGAATATTGATATCCCCATCATCAACGGTGGCGATGGCAGCGGTAATCACCCTTCTCAAACGCTATTGGATCTGATGACTATTCAGCAGGAATTTGGCAATTTCAAAGGCCTGAAAGTCGGCATCGTGGGAGATGTGAAGCACAGCCGCGTAGCCAATTCAAACGCTGAAGCACTGCGGAAACTGGGTGCTAAGGTGTTTTTCTCCGGTCCTGAAAAGTGGTTCGATGAAGGCACCATCATCAACGGAACTTATATGAGCATCGATGAACTCGTGAAGGAAGTGGATGTGCTGATGCTCCTAAGAATCCAGCATGAAAGACATGGCGAAAAGATGAAAATTTCGCTTGATAGCTATCACCGTAAGTTTGGTTTGACGATAGACCGCGAGAAGATGATGAAGGAAAACGCAATCATCATGCATCCGGCACCTATAAACCGAAATGTGGAAATCGACAGTGAGCTTGTTGAATGCAGCCGCTCCAGAATCTTTAAACAGATGGAAAACGGCGTTTTCGCGCGCATGGCGATCCTTAAAGATGCGCTGGAAACTAAAGGATTTAAGTTTAAGTAG
- the fsa gene encoding fructose-6-phosphate aldolase, with the protein MKFFIDTANLDQIKEAQDLGILDGVTTNPTLMAKEGISGKEAINNHYKTICDIVDGDISAEVLSTTYEEMIKEGDELAAIHPNIVVKIPMIKDGIKALKYFSDKGIKTNCTLIFSAGQALLAAKAGATYVSPFLGRLDDISVDGLNLIEEIRVIFDNYMFDTEILAASIRSPMHIINCAKIGADVVTSPLASILNLLNHPLTDKGLEQFVSDAKKLG; encoded by the coding sequence ATGAAATTTTTTATCGACACTGCCAATCTGGATCAGATTAAAGAGGCGCAGGATTTGGGAATTTTAGACGGCGTTACCACCAACCCTACGCTTATGGCGAAGGAAGGAATCTCTGGGAAAGAAGCCATCAATAACCATTACAAGACCATTTGCGATATTGTAGATGGGGATATTTCAGCAGAGGTTTTAAGCACCACCTACGAAGAAATGATTAAGGAAGGTGACGAACTCGCGGCCATCCACCCAAATATCGTAGTGAAAATCCCGATGATTAAAGACGGTATTAAAGCGTTAAAATATTTTTCGGACAAAGGAATCAAGACCAACTGTACGCTTATATTCTCGGCTGGGCAGGCCTTACTTGCTGCAAAAGCTGGTGCGACTTATGTTTCGCCATTCTTAGGCAGACTTGATGACATTTCTGTTGATGGTCTTAACCTTATTGAAGAAATCCGCGTAATTTTCGATAACTATATGTTCGACACAGAAATTCTTGCTGCATCTATCCGTTCTCCGATGCATATTATCAATTGTGCAAAGATTGGGGCAGATGTGGTTACTTCCCCACTGGCTTCTATTTTAAACTTACTGAACCATCCACTTACCGATAAAGGGTTAGAACAATTTGTATCCGATGCCAAAAAACTTGGATAA
- a CDS encoding NAD(P)H-dependent oxidoreductase, translating to MSLLENLNWRHAVKAYDPTKKIAEEELNKILEAARLAPTSSGLQPFRVIVVENQELKENMVKGALNPEVMRDCSHVLVFAAWDNYSAEKIDKVYDYHTDVRELPRGRFGSYTDQLKTIYGAQTAEQNFAHTARQTYIALGLAMAQAAELKIDSTPAEGFSNEVVDEILGLNELGLKSVTLLYLGYRDAENDWLSKMKKVRIPMEEFIIRK from the coding sequence ATGTCACTATTAGAGAATCTAAATTGGAGACATGCGGTGAAAGCCTATGATCCAACAAAAAAAATTGCCGAAGAAGAACTTAACAAGATACTCGAAGCCGCACGCTTGGCACCAACCTCCTCTGGTCTGCAGCCTTTTCGTGTGATTGTAGTAGAAAACCAGGAGCTTAAAGAAAATATGGTAAAAGGCGCCCTGAACCCCGAAGTGATGAGAGACTGCTCCCACGTATTGGTCTTCGCCGCATGGGATAACTACTCTGCCGAAAAAATTGATAAAGTATACGATTATCATACTGATGTACGAGAGTTACCGCGAGGACGCTTTGGCAGCTATACCGACCAACTGAAAACAATATACGGCGCACAGACCGCAGAGCAAAATTTCGCACATACCGCACGACAAACTTACATCGCATTGGGACTTGCCATGGCACAAGCCGCAGAACTGAAGATTGACAGTACCCCAGCAGAAGGATTCAGTAATGAAGTGGTTGATGAAATACTAGGACTTAATGAACTTGGCCTGAAAAGTGTTACACTGCTGTATCTGGGATATCGTGATGCTGAAAATGACTGGCTTTCTAAAATGAAAAAAGTCCGCATCCCGATGGAGGAGTTCATCATCAGGAAATAA
- a CDS encoding MarR family winged helix-turn-helix transcriptional regulator produces MENSQTPKLGEQLCFPFYLIAKEIANLYRPFLEELGITYPQYLVMMILWEEQPQTVNQIGEKLTLDSGTLTPLLKRLEAKGYLTRKRKVEDERVVQIFLTDEGTVLQHEACLIPGRMNEKLGLTDQDLCELKNTLHKLLTTIKK; encoded by the coding sequence ATGGAAAACAGCCAAACGCCTAAGCTTGGCGAACAGCTTTGCTTTCCGTTTTATCTAATTGCTAAGGAAATCGCAAACCTGTACCGTCCTTTTCTTGAAGAGCTGGGCATTACATATCCGCAATATCTGGTCATGATGATCCTTTGGGAAGAACAGCCACAGACGGTAAACCAGATCGGGGAAAAACTTACCTTAGACAGCGGCACCTTAACGCCACTCCTTAAAAGACTTGAGGCTAAAGGCTACCTGACCAGAAAAAGAAAAGTTGAGGATGAACGTGTGGTACAGATTTTCCTTACCGATGAAGGAACTGTCTTGCAGCATGAGGCCTGCCTGATCCCAGGAAGAATGAATGAAAAACTGGGCTTAACAGACCAAGATTTATGCGAATTGAAAAACACCCTTCATAAACTTTTGACTACCATTAAAAAATAA
- a CDS encoding organic hydroperoxide resistance protein, with protein sequence MKTLYNTSVTATGGRDGHVKSDNGILELDVRTPKALGGKNDDFANPEMLFAAGYAACFDSALNLMIRKNKSAAGQTTVTADVGIGPNDQGGFGLQVALQVNVPGVSLQEAQSLVEQAHQVCPYSNATRNNIDVSLQVTNN encoded by the coding sequence ATGAAAACATTGTACAACACAAGCGTTACAGCCACCGGCGGACGCGACGGACATGTGAAAAGTGATAACGGCATCCTGGAACTGGATGTAAGAACACCGAAAGCTTTAGGTGGTAAAAATGATGACTTTGCGAATCCTGAAATGTTATTTGCCGCTGGTTATGCCGCCTGTTTCGATAGTGCGCTAAACCTAATGATTAGAAAAAATAAATCAGCCGCGGGCCAGACTACCGTAACCGCAGATGTAGGCATTGGGCCGAATGACCAAGGTGGTTTTGGCCTTCAGGTGGCGCTTCAGGTAAACGTACCCGGCGTATCGCTGCAAGAAGCACAATCTCTGGTAGAGCAGGCTCATCAAGTTTGCCCATACTCCAACGCTACCCGTAACAATATTGATGTAAGCTTACAGGTCACCAACAATTAG